The Chloroflexota bacterium sequence ACTGCAGCACGCCCAGCCACTCCGCGCCGAACGAGGCGCCGTTGCTGGTGAGCGGCGACGGGGCCATGCCGTCGACCAGGTCCCAGACGTAGAGGTTCTGCCGCACCCCGCCGCCCACGAGGACGCCGACGGTGAAGACGACTGCGTTCTTGGTGCCCGCCCAGCGGAGGTGGCTGACCAGCCCGGTGATCTTGACCGATGCCTGGGCAACATCGTCATGCCCCGCCAGGGTGAGGGTGGTGATACCTGACGCTTCGCTCACCTTGACCTGCAGCCGCTGGTCCGGCGACCAGAGCGTCGGCTGGGCGTCCACCTCCGTGTAGCTCCCGTCGGCCGGATCGATGCGGTAGGTCTTGCTCGGCTCGGCCAGGATCCACGCCACCACGTAGCCGTCGACCGTTGCCCACAGGCGCGCGACGCCGCCGTTGTCGGCGAACTGCGCCTCCCGCAGGGCGGGGTCCTTGATGATCTCGGGGTGCGGGTACGTGATCGTGGTCATGATCTCGGTCGCCCCGATTTCGAAGTCGATGCGCAGCACCTCGGCCCGATCGCTGGTCGCGCCCTCCACGACGCGCAGGCCGTAGAGCGTGGTCGAGTCGTCGGCGAAGACGATCGCGTCGACCGGGTCGGTCAGGGTGCGCAGCTCCTGCCCTGGCACGACCGCAACCGCCCGCCCCGAGATGATCGCGGCGCCGACACGCCCATCGGGGGCCCATGCGTACTTGCCGACCCCGTTGGCATCCTCCGCCAGCACCACCGGGTCGGCGGTGGTGGAGAAGTCGCGGCGCGAGAGGCGGATCGGCGACGCGGCGGAGGCGCGGCCCAGGTAGGTCATCTCGAGCGGGCCGAAGACAGGCTCTGGCGTGGCCGAGGGCCCGGTCGACGGCTCGATCGACGCCGAGGCAGCTGGGCCTTCACTGACGCTGGCCTGGACCGATGCCGAGGCCGAGGCCGAAGCCGAGGGGCTCGGCAGGCCGGAGACTCCCTCGGGCCCGATGAAGATGAGCGCCATCAGCACGACCACGATCCCCGTCAGGGCCAGCAGCAGGCCGATCAGCCACGGGACCGCCTGCTCCGCGGTCGTCGGCCGGCGGCGATCGCCGTCACGCTTGGGGTCCCAGTCGTCGGAGTCGCCGAGCGAGGTCGTCGACGGCGCGGCCTCGGTATCGGGGCTCGGCAGGTCGCCCTCCTGCTCCGCCTCCTGGGCCAGCTCCGGTTCTGGCTCGGGCTCCGGTTCTGGCTCGGGCTCCGGTTCAGGCTCCGGCTCCGGTTCAGGCTCCGGCTCCGGCTCCGGCTCTGGCTCGGGCTCCGGTTCCGCAATCGGTTGGCGCTCGGGTTCCAGCTCGGGTTCCAGCGCGGGGGGTTCGTACCACCGCGGTCGCCACGGCTCGGACGGGGGCTCCTGATCGGGCTCTCGAGGGACGTCACGCTCTGGCCAGCGTGGCCCTTCGTCGAAGCCGCTCATCCGCGGCCTCTCAAGCCGGTGACCACTCGCACGACCTGATCATACCGAAGGCTCACCACTACGATCCCGATCAGGACCAGGGCGGTGCCGATGAGGAGGCGCGCATCGAGCACCTCGTTCAGGAACACGACCCCGAGCGTGACCCCCACTACCGGGAAGAGGTAGGTCACCATGGCGGCCACCGTCGCGTCCAGGTGCGCGATCAGGAAATACAGGAGCATGAAGGCCAGGAACGAGCCGAGCAGCCCCAGCCACAGCACCGCGATGATGCTGTCGGTCTGGGTCGGCAGCGCGAGGTTCGCCCCGCTGATCAGCGCAAAGACCCAGATATAGACCGCACCAAAGGTGAGGTTGCCTGCCGCCACCACGTTGCGAGGGGTCCCATGCACCATCGCCTTCGAGACGGAGGCCCCGACCGCATACGAGATGGCCGCCACGGTGACGGCCCCCACCCCGATCAATGCCAGCGCATCGCCTCGCAGCGCGAACTCCCGGGAGGCGAGCAGGGCGGCGCCGGCGAAGCCGGTCACCAGGCCGATCACTCGCACCAGCGTCACCGACTCGGTGTGGAGAATCGTCCCGGCCAGGATCAGGCTGAAGATCGGCGTGAGGGAGTTGAGCACCGCGGCGGTCCCCGAGTCGATGTAGAGCTCGCCCCACGTGATCAGGAAGAACGGGAGGGCGGTGGCGATCATCCCCAGGGCGGCCATGGGGACGAGCTCGCGGAAGGTCCGCGGGAGCTTCTCGCCGGTGAGGCGCACGTACAGGAGCATGGCCACGGCGCCCAGGCTGACCCGATGCGCGACCAGCGTGGCGGGATCCATCTCGTCGATGCCGATCTTGATCCACAGGAACGAGGAGCCCCAGATGAGCCCGAGTAAAATGAAGGCAGCCGGAACCAGCCAGGGTCGAGTGGCCATCGGCGAAGGGTAGCGGGAAGGAAGGTCCGATGCCGACGCTTCGCGTGGCCGCCTGCCAGATCGATCCGCAGCTCGGCGACGTGGAGGGCAACCTCGACCGGATCGGCCGCGCGGTGGCCGAGGCTGCCGCAGCGGGGGCCGTCCTCGCCGTCCTTCCCGAGGCCGCCGTCACCGGATACGCGTTCGGCTCGCTCGACGAGGCGCGACCGGTTGCACGACGCGCCGGGGTGATCGCTCATAACGTCCTCGCCGGCCTGGCCGAGGTCCACCGCATGACCGTCATCTGCGGCACGCTCGAGGCGCACGGCGACGAGGTCTTCAACGCGGCGCTGGTCGCGGCTCCCGATGGGAAGCGCTACACCTACCGCAAGATGCATCTCCCCTACCTCGGGGTCGACCGGTTCACCACGCCCGGGCCCGATGCACCGAGCGTGATCGATGTCGGCGGCCTGCGCATCGGCGTCCTCATCTGCTACGACCTGCGCTTCCCGGAGGCGGCGCGCATGTGCGCGCTCGACGGGGCCGATCTGATCGCCCTGCCGACCAACTGGCCGGTCGGCGTCGACTTCCACCCCGGCATATTCGCCCCGTCCCGCGCCGCGGAGAACCACTGCTACCTGCTGGCCTGCGACCGCGTCGGGACGGAGCGCGGAGTCACGTTCATCGGTCGCTCGGTGCTGATCGACTACGACGGGAAGCAGCTGGCGGTGGCAAGCGACACGAAGGAAGAGCTGCTGGTCGGGGAGATCGACCCCGAGGCGGCGCGCCAGACCCATGTGCGGCGACGCCCCGGCGAGCACGAGTGGGACACGATGGCCGATCGTCGGCCGGGGCTGTATCGGCGCCTGCTCGATCCCGCGATCGACCGCGAGCACGCGGCGAGCGCGAACCTCTTCTCGGGGGACGTGGAATAGGTGCTGTCCGTCGCCGCGCCCTGGCGAGGCGCATCGGCTAATCCTTGGTCAGTCGGAGGTCAGTCGGAGGCGGCCCACATGACGAAGCCGGCCACGAAGACGCCCGCGACCAGGCCGATGAATGCTGCCGTCCCCTCCGGCCCGGATCCCAGGTGGACCGGCGCGATGAGGTTGATGACCTGCAGCCCCACGATCATGTAGAGCAGCCATCCGACGCTGAGAACAGCCGCGATGATTGCCTTGGTCCGTCGCGTGAAGCTCACGGGGCGCATCGTAGCAAACGGGCAGTAATGGAGGGATAACTGCCCGGTTGGCGCCCTTGGCCATGCTTGGTGCATGCCGACCCCCCGTGTTCGATTTGGCTTTCATGGCGATGAGGTGGCCGGGCGCTTGGCCCGCGAACTCGTCGCCGCTCGCGCGGTGTCCGGTCTGACGCAGAGGCAGGTAGCGGAACGAGCCGGTGTCAGTCAGGCTCTGATCAGCCAGGCTGAACGTGGTCGGATCGTGCCGAGCCTCGACGTCATGCATCGCCTCGCATCGGCGGCTGGCCATGACCTGGTGCTTCGCCTGTATCCGGGGAACGGCGTACGACTGCGCGACTCCGGGCAGTTGCAGGTCGCCGAGACGATCAGGGCCGCCGCATCGTCAGCCTGGCGGGTTCGGCTGGAGGTCCCTGTGGGTGCGGCGCCAGATCGGCGGGCAGTTGACATGGTGCTGGATGGCCCTGCGGGAATGGTCGCGGTGGAGGTGGAACGGGCGCTCCTCGATCTCCAGGCTCAGCTGCGGGCAGCTCAGCTCAAGCGAGCGGCCACGGTCGAGCGGACGGGCCGGTCAGCTTGGCTGGTCATCGCCGTCCTGGATACGCGGCGCAACCGGGCCGCGGTGCTGAATCATCGGTCGTTGCTGGCGGCTGCCCTTCCCGTCCCCTCGAAGCGGATCTGGGCCTGCCTTCGCGCCGGTGTGCCAGTCGGAGGGGACGGGCTCCTGTGGGTTCGCATGCCCTCCCGGGGGTTGGCCGGTAAGTCCGGCTAATACTCGTGCACCGATGGTCGCCGATCGGTGAACCTGCATAAGGCTGGCTTATCCAGGTGCGCGGGAGAGCCCCTATCGGTGCAGGAGCATAAGTGGGGCTTATACCCGGAAGCCGAGCCGAGGCTAGTCCTCTCCCCGACCCGACTGCTCACGGATCGAGGAGACGATCCCCTCGTCCGCGAGCGTGGTCACGTCGCCCAGGGGCCGCTTTTCGGCGATGTCGCGCAGCAGGCGACGCATGATCTTGCCGGAGCGGGTCTTGGGAAGGTCCGGCGTGAACATGATCTGCTTGGGCCGCGCCAGCTTCCCGATCACCTCGGCGACGTGCTCCCGCAGCTCGGCCGCCAGCTCCTCGGATGCCTCAAACCCGGCACGCAGGATCACGTAGCAGAAGATGGCCTGGCCGGTGATCGGGTCGGTGCGGCCGACGACCGCAGCCTCGGCGACGGCGGGGTGCGAGACGAGTGCCGACTCCACCTCGGTCGTCGAGATGCGGTGGCCTGAGATGTTCATCACGTCGTCGACGCGGCCGAGGAGCCAGTAGTAGCCCTCGTCGTCGCGCTTGCAGCCGTCCCCGGCGAAGTATCGGCCGGGATAGCGCGACCAGTAGGTCTCGACGTATCGGTCGTGGTCGCCGTAGATGCCGCGCAGCATGGCCGGCCACGGCCGCTCGAGCACGAGGTAGCCGCCACCACCCAGCGGCACGGTGCTGCCGGCCTCGTCGACCACGTCGGCCTTGACACCCGGGAACGGGAAGGTGGCGCTCCCCGGCTTGGTGGTGGTGATCCCCGGCAGCGGCGTGATCAGGATCATGCCGGTCTCGGTCTGCCACCAGGTGTCGACCACCGGGCAGCGCTCTCCCCCGATGTACTTCCAGTACCAGGCCCATGCCTCGGGGTTGATCGGCTCGCCTACTGAGCCCAACAGCCGGAGGGACGACAGGTCGTCGCCGGCGAAGGCCTCCTGCCCGTACTTCATCAGGGCGCGGATGGCGGTCGGGGCGGTGTACAGGATCGTGGCGCGGTATCGGGCGGCGATCTGGGCCCATCGGTCCTTGTCAGGGAAGTCGATGGCGCCCTCGTAGATGATCCCGGTCGTCGCGTTGGCGAGCGGCCCGTAGACGATGTACGAATGGCCGGTCACCCAGCCGATATCGGCCATGCACCAGTACACGTCGTCCGGCTTGATGTCGAAGATGAGCCGATGGGTGGCCGCGGTCCCGACCAGGTAGCCCGCGGTGGTGTGCATGATGCCCTTGGGCTTGGCCGTCGTGCCGGAGGTGTACAGGAGGTAGAGGAGGTCCTCGGAGTCCATCGGCTCCGGGGTGGCGGTGGCTGGCTGGTCGGCGGTCAGCTCGTGCCACCAGTGGTCGCGGCCCTCCTGCCATTCCACGGCGTCGCCCGTGCGCCTGACCACCACGCAGTTCTGGACCGATGGACTGCGCGCCATGGCGTCGTCCGCATTGCTCTTCAGGGGAACCGTCGCGCCCTTGCGATAGCCGCCGTCGGCGGTGATTACCGTGGTGCACTGCGCGTCATCGATGCGGCCCGCGAGCGCGTCAGCCGAGAAGCCCCCGAAGACCACGGAGTGGGGAGCGCCGATCCGTGCGCACGCGAGCATCGCGACCGGGAGCTCGGGGATCATCGGCATGTAGATGGCGACCCTGTCGCCCTTCTGCACCCCGAGGGCTCGCAGGGCGTTGGCCATCCGGCACGTCTCGTCAAGCAGGTCCTGGTAGGTGAGGGTCCGCTTGTCGCCGGGCTCGCCCTCCCAGTAGTAGGCGACCTTGTCCCCCAGGCCGTTGGCGACGTGGCGGTCGAGGCAGTTGACGCTGATGTTCAGCTTGCCGCCGACGAACCACTTGGCGTAGGGGAGCTGCCAGTCGAGGAGCTCGGTCCAGGGCTCCATCCAGTCGATCCGCTCGGCCTCTTCCGTCCAGAACTCGCGGAAGCCCTCCTCCGTTGCGGTCCGCATGTAGATCTGCGGGTCGTTGGCCGTGGCGCTTCTCACGAACTCGGGTGGTGGTGGGAAGAGGCGCTCCTCGCGGAGGAGGTTCTCGATGGTCGCGGCCTCGGCCGCGGGTTCCATCTTCTCGGCCGGCTCGGTCTGCTCCTTGGTGGCCTCGTCAGCCATGGTGTTCGCGACGGTGGAGCCGGGCGATGATCGCATTGAGCATCGGGATCGCCATCTGTGGATGCTCCTCGAGCGACGCCTTGAACTCCCAGGCGCTGATCAGCAGGCAGTCGAGCTCGTCCTCGGCCACGACCGTGGCGGTTCTACCGTGCTCCTCGATGAGAGCAAGCTCACCGAAGAACTCGCCCGGCCCCATGCTGCCGACCTTGCGTCCCTCCTGCTCGACGCCGGCGTGGCCACTGACGATCAGATACAGCACGGTCGCGGGATCGCCTTCGCGCACCACCGTCTGGCCGGCCGCGTAGTGAGCTTCGCGCGCCGTCTGCAGGACCTGCTTGCGCGCGCGCTTGTCGAGGACTGCCAGCAGTGGGATCGAGGCCAGACGCTCGTCGTCCATCGGGGCACATGCTAGGGCGTGCGGGCTCCGCGCGGAAGCCGTTTCGTGGGCTATGACTGGGGCTGGCGGCGGCGCGGTGTGCGGACGAACAGGATGCCGTCGTTCTTCAGCGGCTCGCCGCCACGAATCGCTCGCCAGATCGCGCGGGACTCCGCCGGCATGGTCTGGCTGATCAGCTGCGAGAACGGGGCGAGGCGCTCTCGACTGGCCGGCGCGTACGGGACAGCGATCACGAGCCGGATCGGCCGCTGTTCCTGGGCCGCCAGGAGCTCACGCTTGACC is a genomic window containing:
- a CDS encoding DMT family transporter; protein product: MATRPWLVPAAFILLGLIWGSSFLWIKIGIDEMDPATLVAHRVSLGAVAMLLYVRLTGEKLPRTFRELVPMAALGMIATALPFFLITWGELYIDSGTAAVLNSLTPIFSLILAGTILHTESVTLVRVIGLVTGFAGAALLASREFALRGDALALIGVGAVTVAAISYAVGASVSKAMVHGTPRNVVAAGNLTFGAVYIWVFALISGANLALPTQTDSIIAVLWLGLLGSFLAFMLLYFLIAHLDATVAAMVTYLFPVVGVTLGVVFLNEVLDARLLIGTALVLIGIVVVSLRYDQVVRVVTGLRGRG
- a CDS encoding carbon-nitrogen hydrolase family protein → MPTLRVAACQIDPQLGDVEGNLDRIGRAVAEAAAAGAVLAVLPEAAVTGYAFGSLDEARPVARRAGVIAHNVLAGLAEVHRMTVICGTLEAHGDEVFNAALVAAPDGKRYTYRKMHLPYLGVDRFTTPGPDAPSVIDVGGLRIGVLICYDLRFPEAARMCALDGADLIALPTNWPVGVDFHPGIFAPSRAAENHCYLLACDRVGTERGVTFIGRSVLIDYDGKQLAVASDTKEELLVGEIDPEAARQTHVRRRPGEHEWDTMADRRPGLYRRLLDPAIDREHAASANLFSGDVE
- a CDS encoding helix-turn-helix domain-containing protein → MPTPRVRFGFHGDEVAGRLARELVAARAVSGLTQRQVAERAGVSQALISQAERGRIVPSLDVMHRLASAAGHDLVLRLYPGNGVRLRDSGQLQVAETIRAAASSAWRVRLEVPVGAAPDRRAVDMVLDGPAGMVAVEVERALLDLQAQLRAAQLKRAATVERTGRSAWLVIAVLDTRRNRAAVLNHRSLLAAALPVPSKRIWACLRAGVPVGGDGLLWVRMPSRGLAGKSG
- the acs gene encoding acetate--CoA ligase, with the translated sequence MEPAAEAATIENLLREERLFPPPPEFVRSATANDPQIYMRTATEEGFREFWTEEAERIDWMEPWTELLDWQLPYAKWFVGGKLNISVNCLDRHVANGLGDKVAYYWEGEPGDKRTLTYQDLLDETCRMANALRALGVQKGDRVAIYMPMIPELPVAMLACARIGAPHSVVFGGFSADALAGRIDDAQCTTVITADGGYRKGATVPLKSNADDAMARSPSVQNCVVVRRTGDAVEWQEGRDHWWHELTADQPATATPEPMDSEDLLYLLYTSGTTAKPKGIMHTTAGYLVGTAATHRLIFDIKPDDVYWCMADIGWVTGHSYIVYGPLANATTGIIYEGAIDFPDKDRWAQIAARYRATILYTAPTAIRALMKYGQEAFAGDDLSSLRLLGSVGEPINPEAWAWYWKYIGGERCPVVDTWWQTETGMILITPLPGITTTKPGSATFPFPGVKADVVDEAGSTVPLGGGGYLVLERPWPAMLRGIYGDHDRYVETYWSRYPGRYFAGDGCKRDDEGYYWLLGRVDDVMNISGHRISTTEVESALVSHPAVAEAAVVGRTDPITGQAIFCYVILRAGFEASEELAAELREHVAEVIGKLARPKQIMFTPDLPKTRSGKIMRRLLRDIAEKRPLGDVTTLADEGIVSSIREQSGRGED
- a CDS encoding cyclic nucleotide-binding domain-containing protein → MDDERLASIPLLAVLDKRARKQVLQTAREAHYAAGQTVVREGDPATVLYLIVSGHAGVEQEGRKVGSMGPGEFFGELALIEEHGRTATVVAEDELDCLLISAWEFKASLEEHPQMAIPMLNAIIARLHRREHHG